One window of the Triticum dicoccoides isolate Atlit2015 ecotype Zavitan chromosome 3B, WEW_v2.0, whole genome shotgun sequence genome contains the following:
- the LOC119279959 gene encoding RING-H2 finger protein ATL78-like — MSNHAVAAAAASGLLVMRSVEATASWFSVDPAPPDAGYQFAVFVKCSVKRSLEFRGRGQPPIVMHQAYIGPSNGSAMKFLVRDLSALQSDGACRWALRRMLARMPQLRVLCLADDEWDGVVPSNVVPQIVRVACGDSATRGFTFRFVMEVDRRFIHDEQALLMACKERDLGGSDRPDNCPICLEGLDGEPAVQPPRCPHAFHRRCIFRWFCQATTCPICRSDVRICALPEFLAL; from the coding sequence ATGTCGAATCAcgccgtcgccgctgccgccgcttctGGCCTATTAGTCATGCGCAGTGTCGAGGCGACCGCCAGCTGGTTCTCCGTCGATCCCGCGCCGCCCGACGCTGGGTACCAGTTCGCGGTGTTCGTGAAGTGCTCCGTGAAGCGCTCCCTGGAGTTTCGCGGACGCGGCCAGCCACCGATCGTGATGCACCAGGCGTACATCGGGCCAAGCAACGGCTCCGCCATGAAGTTCCTCGTCAGAGACCTCTCCGCGCTCCAGAGCGACGGTGCCTGCCGCTGGGCGCTCCGCAGGATGCTGGCGAGAATGCCCCAGCTCCGGGTGCTCTGCCTTGCCGACGACGAGTGGGACGGCGTCGTACCCTCGAACGTGGTGCCGCAGATCGTCCGCGTGGCGTGCGGCGACAGCGCCACCCGCGGCTTCACCTTCCGCTTCGTCATGGAGGTGGACCGGCGGTTCATACATGACGAGCAGGCTCTCCTGATGGCGTGCAAGGAGAGGGACCTGGGCGGCAGCGACAGGCCCGACAACTGCCCGATCTGCTTGGAGGGACTGGATGGAGAGCCTGCCGTGCAGCCGCCAAGGTGCCCGCACGCGTTCCACCGCCGGTGCATTTTCAGGTGGTTCTGCCAGGCGACGACGTGCCCGATTTGCCGCAGCGACGTGAGGATCTGTGCCCTGCCGGAGTTTCTTGCTCTGTAG